In the genome of Quercus robur chromosome 3, dhQueRobu3.1, whole genome shotgun sequence, one region contains:
- the LOC126719626 gene encoding uncharacterized protein LOC126719626, producing the protein MAEMLLKAQKYMNAEDALAAIKDAEKPGDKAKREDKRRGQKRDRPNHRNNDGNRRKDDQSPRTDEHYLKWPRPLHSSPNVRDKNKYCRFHKDHGHNTEDCRDLKEQIEELIWKGKLQKYVKKGEYSKFRDDNKIQHESFSRDDDRPSQPPHKVIGEINTITGGPFSGGSFKSLKKAYQRQVNSVHAAPQSKHRRTYQDMSFSEGDAMGVKQPHNDPLVIMLNIEGFNTKRILVDNGSSADIIYLIAFQQLRLDPKRLRSFDFPLVSLNGDRVYPRGIVTLTVTAGTYPMQLTRQVDFLVVDCPSSYNVIVGRPTLSKWKVATSTYCLKVKFPTDNGVGEVKGD; encoded by the exons ATGGCGGAAATGCTCCTGAAggcacagaagtacatgaatgctgaagatgcTTTAGCTGCCATAAAGGATGCCGAGAAGCCAGGCGACAAGGCCAAGAGGGAAGACAAACGTAGGGGGCAGAAGAGAGATCGACCAAATCATCGGAACAATGACGGGAACAGGAGGAAAGATGATCAAAGTCCTCGGACG gacgagcattatctcaaatggcctAGACCATTGCACTCATCCCCCAATGTCCGCGACAAGAACAAGTACTGCCGGTTCCACAAAGATCACGGCCACAACACGGAAGATTGCAGAGACCTAAAGGAGCAAATAGAGGAGTTAATATGGAAAGGGAAGTTACAAAAATATGtgaagaaaggagaatatagcAAGTTCAGAGACGACAATAAAATCCAGCATGAATCCTTCTCCCGAGATGACGACCGTCCGTCCCAGCCTCCACATAaggtgatcggggagataaacacgatTACAGGAGGGCCGTTTTCAGGAGGGTCGTTTAAATCACTCAAAAAGGCATACCAGAGACAGGTTAACAGCGTCCACGCCGCACCCCAATCCAAGCACCGACGAACATATCAGGACATGTCCTTCAGTGAAGGAGATGCCATGGGAGTGAAGCAGCCCCACAACGATCCCTTAGTCATAAtgctgaatatagaagggttcaataccaAGAGGATCCTCGTCGATAATGGCAGCTCCGCGGACATCATCTACCTCATAGCCTTCCAGCAGTTGAGACTAGATCCAAAAAGACTGCGCTCTTTTGACTTTCCACTCGTCAGTTTAAACGGAGACAGGGTCTACCCCAGGGGGATAGTGACATTGACGGTAACGGCGGGGACCTACCCAATGCAATTGACCCGGCAAGTAGACTTCCTGGTGGTAGATTGTCCCtcatcctacaatgtcatcGTTGGAAGACCCACGCTCAGCAAGTGGAAGGTGGCAACGTCAACCtactgtttgaaggtaaaattcccaacagaTAATGGTGTCGGTGAAGTGAAAGGAGATTAA